A region from the Silene latifolia isolate original U9 population chromosome 7, ASM4854445v1, whole genome shotgun sequence genome encodes:
- the LOC141592143 gene encoding receptor-like cytosolic serine/threonine-protein kinase RBK2, translated as MEKLGHDSNSPVGVLEDYFRSVGTDTNSSRGTPSKDIDGHKGTRKTSRWRGLVDLFSKKSKKEMPEFVPDDHGPKLSRWRSSSFREKVSVPFTTTLHFREDGFHNLDAPCRNFTLYQLQLATNNFSQENFIGKGGYAEVYKGCLHNGQIIAVKRLVRGTPDDRIADFLTELGIMAHVNHPNTVKLIGYGVEGGMHIVLEYSHLGSLASVLHGSKGIKLGWSVRYKIALGVAEGLMYLHYGCHRRIVHRDIKAANILLTRDFEPQICDFGLAKWLPEKWTHQIVMKFEGTFGYLAPEYLMHGIVDEKTDVFAFGVLLLELVTGRRALDCSRQSLVMWAKPLLRKNNVRELIDPALGNIYNSKQMKLVLLAAALCVQRCSIRRPQMNQILQLLKGNLSSLESMKKQRNSSYWNMYYKEILAEENV; from the exons ATGGAGAAACTAGGGCATGACTCAAATTCACCAGTTGGTGTCCTAGAGGATTATTTTCGGAGCGTAGGAACCGACACGAATTCGTCAAGGGGAACTCCTTCTAAGGACATTGATGGTCATAAGGGCACGAGAAAGACGTCTAGGTGGCGCGGGTTAGTTGACTTGTTCAGCAAGAAATCCAAGAAGGAAATGCCGGAATTTGTTCCTGATGATCATGGACCTAAGTTGTCAAGATGGAGAAGTAGTAGTTTTCGAGAAAAAGTGTCGGTGCCATTTACGACAACTCTTCATTTTCGAGAAGACGGGTTTCATAACTTGGACGCGCCTTGCCGAAACTTTACTCTATATCAACTCCAACTAGCTACCAACAATTTTAGTCAAG AGAATTTCATAGGGAAAGGTGGATATGCAGAAGTCTACAAAGGGTGCTTACACAACGGTCAAATAATCGCGGTGAAGCGACTAGTAAGAGGTACACCAGATGATAGAATAGCGGATTTTCTAACCGAGTTAGGAATTATGGCGCATGTTAATCACCCGAATACCGTAAAATTGATTGGGTATGGAGTTGAAGGAGGGATGCATATTGTTCTAGAATATTCCCATCTTGGAAGCTTGGCTTCTGTGCTACATG GGTCAAAGGGGATCAAATTGGGTTGGAGTGTAAGGTATAAAATAGCATTGGGGGTTGCTGAGGGACTAATGTATCTTCACTATGGTTGCCACAGACGAATTGTTCATCGCGATATTAAAGCAGCTAATATTTTGCTAACACGAGATTTCGAACCTCAG ATATGTGATTTTGGGTTGGCAAAATGGCTACCAGAAAAATGGACTCACCAAATTGTAATGAAATTTGAAGGAACATTCGG CTATCTTGCGCCTGAGTACTTGATGCACGGTATAGTTGATGAGAAAACAGATGTTTTTGCTTTCGGTGTGCTGTTATTGGAACTTGTTACTGGCCGGCGTGCTCTAGATTGCTCGAGGCAGAGTCTTGTCATGTGG GCGAAACCTTTGTTAAGGAAGAACAACGTTAGAGAGCTAATTGATCCTGCTCTAGGCAACATCTACAACTCAAAACAGATGAAACTTGTTCTCTTAGCAGCCGCATTGTGTGTACAACGATGTTCAATTCGACGACCCCAGATGAATCAG ATATTGCAGCTCTTAAAAGGCAATCTAAGCAGTTTGGAGTCCATGAAGAAACAGAGGAATTCATCATATTGGAATATGTATTACAAAGAAATACTCGCTGAAGAAAATGTTTGA